One stretch of Harmonia axyridis chromosome 1, icHarAxyr1.1, whole genome shotgun sequence DNA includes these proteins:
- the LOC123671497 gene encoding uncharacterized protein LOC123671497 isoform X1, whose product MIRQCEICKKSKISHPDLSFHKFPSDTEKRGIWASLLGFESVNFTKKLVFICSNHFNPDDIEIRPNGKFLKPDVVPLPYHTTFEISNESSDTVSEQVSEQEDSRISPTTETMLFGVASNQFDVEALSKSSSSSSATLTASSSVTLTASECENELSKTIFVEPSSQNVPKKKERGAILAICQAVISRHQRSEGKVFTV is encoded by the exons atgatTCGTCAGTGTGAAATTTGTAAGAAAAGTAAGATTTCCCATCCGGATTTATCTTTTCATAA atTTCCATCTGATACCGAAAAGAGAGGAATTTGGGCTTCGCTCCTTGGATTTGAAAGCGTTAATTTCACTAAGAAGTTAGTATTTATTTGTTCGAACCATTTCAATCCAGACGATATTGAAATAAGGCCAAATGGAAAATTCCTCAAGCCAGATGTTGTCCCATTACCTTATCATACAACATTCGAgatttcaaatgaaag TTCAGACACAGTATCCGAACAAGTATCCGAACAAGAAGATAGTCGTATCAGCCCAACTACAGAGACAAT GTTGTTTGGAGTGGCAAGTAACCAGTTTGATGTTGAAGCTCTGTCTAAAAGCTCATCATCATCTTCAGCAACTCTTACTGCTTCATCTTCAGTTACTCTTACAGCCTCAGAGTGTGAAAACGAACTTTCTAAGACAATTTTTGTTGAACCATCATCCCAaaatgttccaaaaaaaaaag aaAGAGGAGCTATTTTGGCGATTTGTCAAGCAGTGATTTCTCGACACCAGAGAAGCGAAGGAAAAGTTTTCACGGTATAA
- the LOC123671497 gene encoding uncharacterized protein LOC123671497 isoform X2 translates to MIRQCEICKKSKISHPDLSFHKFPSDTEKRGIWASLLGFESVNFTKKLVFICSNHFNPDDIEIRPNGKFLKPDVVPLPYHTTFEISNERLFGVASNQFDVEALSKSSSSSSATLTASSSVTLTASECENELSKTIFVEPSSQNVPKKKERGAILAICQAVISRHQRSEGKVFTV, encoded by the exons atgatTCGTCAGTGTGAAATTTGTAAGAAAAGTAAGATTTCCCATCCGGATTTATCTTTTCATAA atTTCCATCTGATACCGAAAAGAGAGGAATTTGGGCTTCGCTCCTTGGATTTGAAAGCGTTAATTTCACTAAGAAGTTAGTATTTATTTGTTCGAACCATTTCAATCCAGACGATATTGAAATAAGGCCAAATGGAAAATTCCTCAAGCCAGATGTTGTCCCATTACCTTATCATACAACATTCGAgatttcaaatgaaag GTTGTTTGGAGTGGCAAGTAACCAGTTTGATGTTGAAGCTCTGTCTAAAAGCTCATCATCATCTTCAGCAACTCTTACTGCTTCATCTTCAGTTACTCTTACAGCCTCAGAGTGTGAAAACGAACTTTCTAAGACAATTTTTGTTGAACCATCATCCCAaaatgttccaaaaaaaaaag aaAGAGGAGCTATTTTGGCGATTTGTCAAGCAGTGATTTCTCGACACCAGAGAAGCGAAGGAAAAGTTTTCACGGTATAA